The Triticum aestivum cultivar Chinese Spring chromosome 7B, IWGSC CS RefSeq v2.1, whole genome shotgun sequence genome window below encodes:
- the LOC123159626 gene encoding uncharacterized protein At2g34160 encodes MEEVTEGVKNLAVTEPHKKNRIQVSNTKKPLFFYVNLAKRYMQMHNEVELSALGMATATVVTVAEILKNNGLAVEKKIMTSTVDVNDESRGRPMQKAKIEIVLGKTENFDELMAAAAEEREVAAAEDGEEQG; translated from the exons ATGGAGGAGGTGACGGAGGGGGTCAAGAACCTGGCCGTGACGGAGCCGCACAAGAAGAACCGGATCCAGGTCTCCAACACGAAGAAGCCGCTCTTCTTCTATGTCAACCTCGCCAAG AGGTACATGCAGATGCATAACGAGGTGGAACTCTCCGCCCTCGGCATGG CTACCGCCACTGTGGTGACAGTTGCCGAAATTCTGAAAAATAATGGCCTTGCTGTTGAGAAGA AGATCATGACATCCACTGTTGATGTCAACGATGAATCAAGGGGCCGCCCGATGCAGAAGGCCAAG ATTGAGATAGTGCTGGGCAAGACTGAGAACTTCGACGAGCTGATGGCTGCTGCCGCGGAGGAGAGGGAAGTCGCAGCTGCCGAGGACGGCGAGGAGCAGGGCTAA